The Bacillus sp. 2205SS5-2 genome segment AGGAGAGATTGTTTTTTCAGAGACTGAAAACTAAGCGGAAATAAGAGGACCGGTTCCAAGATTTCTTGGCAACCGATCCTAACTTTTATCTCATAGATGAACCTACTAGTTGGAACTAATTCCTATCCAATATATATATTGTTTTAGCACAGAGTCATGCTTCAATATAAAGGCGGTCTTGGATGTGCTCGGTGCGTACAAATACAATCTGGTGAAACTCATATTTCTCTCAATGATTACACACAATAGTAAAAAATTTTTGTAAAGTGCCTTACGTTTAAACTATTCAATCATCCATTCTAAAATTGCGTCAAACAGATGATCTTCAATCTTCAAATTTCGTAGCCCAGCTAACAGATCTACCTTATTCGAATGCTTCTTAATTACCTGGTACAGGGCGTCTTTAAGAGCAAAATCAATTTGTGCTTTGTTCAGCAGTTCAAAAATCGGTTCGATTATATCCATGGACTTGTTGATTTGCTGTTCGTCTTGTATCAAGACTTCAAGCTTGGATGCCGGTGAGACATTATTTACTTGTAAAGAGAAGGTGTTGGTTTGATGGTCATATTTAGAAGCCACCTCTACCTCTTTTCCGTTCAAGTAAGCATGTACTTTCTTCAAATGGGCAAATCCTCTGAACTTCAAGCTAATATTTCTCGACATCGGCACGACAGTTGCATCGCCTTGAACCGGATTTAGGACAAACGATTTCTTCTCCCAATCCAACTCCATTTTCGTGGTCGCATGTTTTCCGTCTTGATAAGCTAATGTCTCGCCATCATCTTCATATAATTCAAAGGAATTGGATTTTCCCGGGAAAACCATGATGGTGAGATTTTCAGGATTGCCAACGGAATTCTCATGCTCTTGATGCTGCGCAAGAGGAATGATGGCCCCTTCTTTTGCCAAAACAGGAAGGGTATCCAGTCCTCTAAACATACGGATTTTCTTACCTCCAGAATAAATACGTCCTGTAAAGAAATCGATCCACTGACCATCAGGAAGCCAAGCATCAACGGGTGCCATTAACAGTTCTTGATTGATCTTTTCGGTTACTGGAATCACCATAAGTTCACTACCGAAGAAATACTGATTCGGTGATTCATAAGCATTGGGCTCCATTGGATATTCATAATACATTGGCATAATTAACGGGTGAATATTTTGGTGAGTGCGCCAGTTCATAGTGTATAAATAAGGGATAAACTCGTGCCGCAGACGCAAATAATCCTTCATAATATTAGCAATACTTTCTTGATAGCGCCACGGCTCTTTTCCATTAAAAGGAGAGACTGAGCTATGCAAGCGTAAAATAGGACTGAAAACACCATATTGCACCCAACGTGCACTTAGTTCATCATCCTTATACCCTTGAAAATGACCACCGATGTCATGACTCCACCAGCTATACCCAATATTGGTTGCGGTAGATGTAAAATACGGCTGAAAACGATAGGACTCCCAAGATATAACAGAATCACCAGAAAACCCAATTGGATAGCGGTGACTTCCCACTCCAGCATATCGAGACAGAATCATTGACCGTTTTTCCTGTTTGACTTGATCGAGCGAGTGATAATGATTTAACAACCATAATGGATCAAGTCCTTCGATACCACTTACCGTTCCTTGCTGCCAATCAATCCACCAAAAATCGACGCCTTTTTCTTCTTCTGGTCGGTGCAAATGGTTAAAGTACGCCTCTCTGAACTTTTTATTAATAATATCAAATGGAATAGGGTGTTCATTTTCGTAGTCAATTCCTAATTCCTTCGCCATCTTTTCATACATTTCTTCATGCGGTCGGACCCCGTCTGCCGGATGCACATTTAAGGTGACGCGAAGTTCTTGATCTTGTAACCAAGTTAAAAATCCTTCTGGATCTGGAAATAACTCTTTATTCCAACTGTAACCAGTCCAACCACTTCCGTATTTTTCAGGAATATCAACATGATGCCAATCCATATCAATAACACTTAGCGAAAAAGGGACATCTTCCTCTTTGAAACGACTCATTAATTGCTTATATTCATTCTCATCATATTTCCAGTACCGACTCCACCAGTTACCTAACGTATATCTCGGCAATAACGGGGTGATGCCCGTAAGACGATAGTAGTCTTGTAATGCTTCTTTATAATCTCTTCCATAAGCGAAAAAGTATAAGTCAATTTGCTTATGAGACCGAGGTTCTATCGTATCCTCATTGGCGACAATACATGAAGTGGAATCATCAATAATAGAAAAGCCATTTTTCGATTGAATACCTTCTTCAAGGTCTATCTCCCCGTCCACCTTATCTAAGGTCCGAGCAGTTCCCTTTAATGTTTCAATTTCATCTCCGAAATACCAGCGATTTGAATAATTACTGTAGTTATTTTTTCCATCAATTCGTAACGAGGACTTTGAAAAAGGTCCATACGAATAATAGAGATGCACGGATGAGGTGATAATTTCTAATGAATCTTTATTCTCAACAACTTGAAATGGAGGGACAGGAAAGACTCGATTAATGATGGATTGAGTTGCTCGATCTTCAAAAATCCCCTGCTCAGAATACTCGAGACGGAATAGTTTTTCGGTTAATACAGTAAATCGATAGTGATCTCCTTGGATAATTGCTTTTGGGCTTGCGATAGGATTTAAGTCTAGTACGGTTGATTGTTTCAACAACGATAAAACCTCCTAAAAATAATTAATTTTCTGTTTGTATAAGGCTCTTTTCGTATACATTGTTGCTCTTGACACAAAGAAAAAACAGGCAGTAGGGTTTTTTCGATTGATTTCTTCTTTTTTATCTAGAAATGAAGAATTTTTCATTAGGAAAAGAGCACGAAATCATACAAGTCAGGGGATTCCTTTTTATTCGAAAAGCCACAATCTTTGCGAAAACAGCCTTGTATAATGTAGTTTGATCCCTACTATAAAGGCATATTTTCATAGGTGAATGAGTTAATTCCACAGTTATCTCCCGTTGCTAACCGGTTAAGCAAACATAAATAGATGAAATGTTAAGGCTGTTCCCCTAGAATTTGTTGCTTTTCGTACCAGCCTCTAAACTGGGACCTAGCTTGGTTTCTGGTCATCTTTTCGAATGAGTTCTCAATTCGTGATGAAGATTGACTTCGGGCATTTTTTCGCATCATTTTTAACCCGAAATGAGAAAAGAGTGTTTCCATCCCTTTTTGTATGCAAAAGCAACAAAGTATGCGAATAGAGCCTTTCGTAAATCTTGGAATGTCTATCTGCAAAAGGAGATTTTCACCCAAAATGATGAATCAATCGCAACAATGTATAGGAAACGATCCTAAGTTAAATAAAATTCTGTTTTATCTTTTCTGTGAAACGAATATTTACACATTCATAGGATAGTTCTTTAATTTCTAATAGACCTGGTGGATTCTCGAATAATTAACTCCACCGCGAGAGTAACTTTCTTGGGTGGACCGATTTCTCCTTCAAGAGCTTCGATAAGGGTTCTTCCTGAACATACCCCTTTTTGAAAAATGTTTTGGCTAATAGTCGTTAAGCTTGGCATCATATATTGGCTAAGATTCAGATTATCAAAACCGACAATTGAGTAGTCTCTTGGAACTTCTTTCTGTTGTTCTTTCATTGATTTTATGATTCCTAGAGCCAATATGTCTGCTGCCACAAAGAGAGCAGTTGGTACTTCTTTGTTTTGTAAAATTGTTTGACCAATCTGATACCCACTCTCTAAAGAAATCCCTTCAGAGCATTCAAACAGCAGGTTTTTATCCACGACCAAATCGTGTTGTAATAACGCTTTCTGATAACCAAGAAAACGATTATGATCAACAGGATTATTGCTTAGTCCTGACGAAACATAGGCAATTTGTTGATGTCCTTGATCAATAAGGTACTTAGTAGCCAAATAGCCTCCTTGTTCATCTTCAATTCTAATCGTGTGATAAAATTTAGCGAATTCTTCATACGAGTCAATTAACACCATCGGAACCGAAAGCGTTTTCAATTCTTCGTACAAATGATCGGAAAACAATCCTAAAAAGACTAGACCATCAATGTTTCGTTTGGTGATCCACCTTTTACAGTCTTCCGGTTTTCCAATCCCTGAAATAATGAGATCATATCCATTTTCTCGACAAGTATATTCCAAGCCGCGGATAAACTCACTGTAATAGGGATTTTCGTAAAACATGGGAGAGATAGATCCATCCAAGACTGGAATCATCACACCGATTAGTTTGGAAGTCTTCTTTGATAAGCTAATGGCAGTGAAGTCCGGAGCGTATCCTAGAGTATCAATAGCCTCTAGTACCCTACTTTTCGTCTCTGCAGAAACACGGTTCACCCCATTTAAAACATAGGAAACCGTCGCAACAGAAACACCGGCGAATTTGGCAACATCCCGCATAGTCACTTTATTTTTCATATTAAACCTTCCTTATGCTTAATCGGTTAACTTATCTTGTATAGCTATATCTTAATCGTTCTAAATAAATCTTGCAAGTGAATTCTCAGGTTTCACAATTCTGTAAAAATCAGGTCTTCCTAAATCCAATTTAGGCTAAAATTCAGAAATATTTCTTGACAGATACGAGGTCCTTTAATCTATAGATGGACGAATATAAGTCACATATATTTTCATTCTTACCAATTATCCGTTAAAGTAAAGGAGAATTTAATCGCTTTAGAAATGAGGAATTACTATGAAAGCTTTAGTATTTGAACAATTTGGTGAACCTGATGTTCTCCATATGCATGAACTACCGGAACCCGTCACTTTAGAAAATGAGGTTCTTGTTAAAATGAAGACAGTCGGTCTAAACTTTGCGGATGTTTATCGACGAAAAGGGAATTATCACTTAGTAGGGAACCCCCCCTTCATCTTAGGCTATGAAGGTGCTGGCATCGTTGAAAGTGTTGGCCCTAATGTTCATACGCTAAAGGTTGGAGATCGAATCGCTTTTGCTGATGTCCCCTTAGCGAATGCGGAATTCGTATCTGTACCCGTGGACAAAGCCATTCCTCTTCCGGAAGAAATTAGCTTTGATACGGCTGCGTCTGTGCTCCTTCAGGGATTAACGGCACAGTATTTAACACGAGATAGCTATCGTATCCAAACAGGAGATATAGCACTTGTTCATTCAGCAGCAGGTGGCGTCGGACAACTCCTAGTCCAAATCATCCAGTTGCTCGGTGGAAAAGTGATTGGGTTGACCTCTTCTTCAGAAAAAGGAGAAATTGTAAAAGGATTGGGCGCAACAGAATGCCTCTTGTATAGCGATAACTGGAAAGAAAAGGTGTTGCATATGACGAAAGGACTAGGGGTCGATGTCGCCTTTGAATCGGTTGGAAGCACGATTATGGACAGCTTCGAGTCCGTCCGAACGGGAGGTACAGTTGTTTTCTTCGGAATGGCAGGAGGAGACCCGGTTTCAATTGACCCTCGTATGTTAATGGACACATCCAAAACACTTACGGGTGGTGATCTTTGGAATGTTTTAACCTCTCATGAAGAACGAATTCAACGTTCTAATGAATTATTTTCATGGATTTCTCAAGAAAAGCTTTCTCTGTCACCCCCAACAACCTTTCCATTAGAACAAGGTGCTGATGCCCATCGCTTTCTAGAAAGCAGAAAAAGCACAGGAAAGATTTTGTTAACTATATAAGCTTCCCTATCCCCCTTTTGGTTGAAAGGGGGATTTTTTCACACTGTCTAGTCACACCAGAAAAAACCCTAACAGATCCCCCTATCCAACATAGTAAGACGGTGCAATTTATTACAGACGGAAAACTTTTCGATCCAGTTTACTTATTTTGATAAGGCTGTTTTCGCAAAGTTTGTTGCTTTTCGTACCAGTCTGACAAATGCCAAAGCCTCAAGACACTGCAGCTGGAGCCGTCTATTTTTGATGGAATTCAACAGTAAAATGAAAGAATTAATCAAAAAATATGATGAAATAGCCACAATGTAGACGAAAAGAGCCTTCTAAAAAAGCCTTTTCCTCATATGTTTCCACACAACCTGCTCGATTGAATTGATGTCAACTATACCTCAAGCCTATTTTATTATTAAAAATCTGCTGGCTATTTTTAAACACAAAAAAATTATTTTTAAAATCAATTTTAAGTTCGTGATCATAATTCTCTTCAAAATCATCATCAACTATGAACTGGAGTTCTTCTGCTTCTATTATCTTTTCATTGGAGTACAGTTCTCTCTCATCTATTACTTTGATTTCATAGAGAGTATTGACGATATCACAACTTCCCCGGTCAAAAGAGAGTTGAATCATTTTATTTTTCGGTGTCTCGCTTAATTTGTCCTGTGCAGTTGAGCTAATTTCTAATTTCAATTTAGTGACCTCCTACAAATTTTTGGGTTGAATGAATGGAATTTACCGGTATCTTCTGATTTTTTTCTTGTCTTTACTTTAGTGGATGGCTCTTTAAACTAATTTTAGATAGAGTCCTCCATTTCGTTGTTGATTCCCATCAAAAGTAGACGAAAAAATGACCCGAAAAAAAAAGGAATATCACCTCTAATAGAATGATTCGAAAAACACAATCATTGCGAAAACAGCCTTAACAAAAAAGGGGCCCTTCTTACGTCTACATTACATGATCATTCAAAATGAGAGAATACCCCTTTTCATTCATGGATTAACCATCACATTTCATTTTCCATCCTCTTATTTGTACCCATTCCAGTTAAAAAGCACACATGGAAATCCTAAGATGTATTCTAAACACTTTGATTTAATGATAATTAGTCACCTCCACAATCTTGTGTAAAAAAGAATGACTTATTTTCAACAGAGATGTCAGGCTTTATGATTTATGAATCTGTTGCTTTGATATAATCGATCACATAAAACGAAGCTGATTTCAACATCCCTATTCCCCTAGGTCAGTCGTTTAAGGATATTTTTTTCTAACCAGGACCAGGGA includes the following:
- a CDS encoding glycoside hydrolase family 31 protein translates to MLKQSTVLDLNPIASPKAIIQGDHYRFTVLTEKLFRLEYSEQGIFEDRATQSIINRVFPVPPFQVVENKDSLEIITSSVHLYYSYGPFSKSSLRIDGKNNYSNYSNRWYFGDEIETLKGTARTLDKVDGEIDLEEGIQSKNGFSIIDDSTSCIVANEDTIEPRSHKQIDLYFFAYGRDYKEALQDYYRLTGITPLLPRYTLGNWWSRYWKYDENEYKQLMSRFKEEDVPFSLSVIDMDWHHVDIPEKYGSGWTGYSWNKELFPDPEGFLTWLQDQELRVTLNVHPADGVRPHEEMYEKMAKELGIDYENEHPIPFDIINKKFREAYFNHLHRPEEEKGVDFWWIDWQQGTVSGIEGLDPLWLLNHYHSLDQVKQEKRSMILSRYAGVGSHRYPIGFSGDSVISWESYRFQPYFTSTATNIGYSWWSHDIGGHFQGYKDDELSARWVQYGVFSPILRLHSSVSPFNGKEPWRYQESIANIMKDYLRLRHEFIPYLYTMNWRTHQNIHPLIMPMYYEYPMEPNAYESPNQYFFGSELMVIPVTEKINQELLMAPVDAWLPDGQWIDFFTGRIYSGGKKIRMFRGLDTLPVLAKEGAIIPLAQHQEHENSVGNPENLTIMVFPGKSNSFELYEDDGETLAYQDGKHATTKMELDWEKKSFVLNPVQGDATVVPMSRNISLKFRGFAHLKKVHAYLNGKEVEVASKYDHQTNTFSLQVNNVSPASKLEVLIQDEQQINKSMDIIEPIFELLNKAQIDFALKDALYQVIKKHSNKVDLLAGLRNLKIEDHLFDAILEWMIE
- a CDS encoding LacI family DNA-binding transcriptional regulator — its product is MKNKVTMRDVAKFAGVSVATVSYVLNGVNRVSAETKSRVLEAIDTLGYAPDFTAISLSKKTSKLIGVMIPVLDGSISPMFYENPYYSEFIRGLEYTCRENGYDLIISGIGKPEDCKRWITKRNIDGLVFLGLFSDHLYEELKTLSVPMVLIDSYEEFAKFYHTIRIEDEQGGYLATKYLIDQGHQQIAYVSSGLSNNPVDHNRFLGYQKALLQHDLVVDKNLLFECSEGISLESGYQIGQTILQNKEVPTALFVAADILALGIIKSMKEQQKEVPRDYSIVGFDNLNLSQYMMPSLTTISQNIFQKGVCSGRTLIEALEGEIGPPKKVTLAVELIIRESTRSIRN
- a CDS encoding quinone oxidoreductase family protein, whose protein sequence is MKALVFEQFGEPDVLHMHELPEPVTLENEVLVKMKTVGLNFADVYRRKGNYHLVGNPPFILGYEGAGIVESVGPNVHTLKVGDRIAFADVPLANAEFVSVPVDKAIPLPEEISFDTAASVLLQGLTAQYLTRDSYRIQTGDIALVHSAAGGVGQLLVQIIQLLGGKVIGLTSSSEKGEIVKGLGATECLLYSDNWKEKVLHMTKGLGVDVAFESVGSTIMDSFESVRTGGTVVFFGMAGGDPVSIDPRMLMDTSKTLTGGDLWNVLTSHEERIQRSNELFSWISQEKLSLSPPTTFPLEQGADAHRFLESRKSTGKILLTI
- a CDS encoding iron-sulfur cluster biosynthesis family protein — protein: MKLEISSTAQDKLSETPKNKMIQLSFDRGSCDIVNTLYEIKVIDERELYSNEKIIEAEELQFIVDDDFEENYDHELKIDFKNNFFVFKNSQQIFNNKIGLRYS